From Brassica oleracea var. oleracea cultivar TO1000 chromosome C3, BOL, whole genome shotgun sequence, a single genomic window includes:
- the LOC106336099 gene encoding uncharacterized protein LOC106336099: MVVQGKASGPVLREHMKKKKKDEKITPRIGFTDNNRKVGRPPVCSSSNGKEKIAGSSSRTPGGFGYLRKPAKVTGRRQPSSNLDTDSVHDDSAAAEPTLPRLKTKRSIQSQNTFSGGGVMTKAGSSSSHQKSDLDTRVGPSVSSSSASDRTVRGGLSRNGLRNLRCNSIMSNVLPTSSSSATKISVSKTKKSDGESSSSSKGNKSGVSVLKGMNQSSSHGNGTTLSDSRRNRVVPTIRDNGVVSSSRSGRRGAVASLATFRQTPHPATPTNSSSSRTFTPSNSYSRTSSSTGRLGRMMPGSPSLVNRDGLSRYNMNGIAEILLALERIEHDQELTYEQLASLGTNLFLSDMIRFYDQHSDMRLDIDNMSYEELLALGDEMGTVSTALSEEALSRSLKKSIYQETDETGAISLNKDDDIKCSICQVSLFIQLQINPLLCLVYTSLSFFCILHTKSWISFFMNHD, encoded by the exons ATGGTTGTGCAAGGAAAAGCAAGTGGCCCTGTCCTGCGTGAACATATGAAGAAGAAGAAGAAAGATGAAAAGATAACTCCCCGGATTGGCTTTACGGACAACAACAGGAAAGTTGGTCGGCCTCCGGTTTGTTCTTCCTCAAATGGAAAGGAAAAAATTGCTGGGAGTTCATCTCGAACTCCGGGTGGATTTGGATACTTGAGAAAGCCAGCCAAAGTTACTGGCAGGAGACAGCCTTCATCTAATTTGGACACAGATTCTGTTCATGATGATTCTGCTGCAGCTGAGCCCACCCTTCCACGCCTAAAGACTAAAAGAAGCATTCAGTCTCAAAACACCTTCTCTGGAGGAGGGGTAATGACAAAGGCAGGAAGCTCAAGTAGTCATCAGAAATCTGACTTGGACACTCGAGTGGGTCCCTCGGTTTCTTCATCCTCTGCTAGCGACCGCACTGTAAGAGGTGGTCTGAGCAGGAATGGATTGAGGAATTTGAGGTGCAACTCTATTATGTCTAATGTTCTTCCAACTAGCTCAAGCTCGGCAACAAAAATAAGTGTGAGTAAAACGAAAAAATCTGATGGAGAGAGCAGCTCCTCTAGCAAAGGCAATAAGAGTGGCGTGTCAGTGCTAAAGGGAATGAATCAAAGTTCTTCTCATGGAAACGGAACCACACTTTCTGATAGCAGAAGGAATCGTGTAGTACCAACTATCAGGGATAATGGTGTTGTTTCAAGTAGTAGATCAGGACGACGTGGAGCTGTTGCATCCCTTGCTACTTTCCGACAAACACCTCATCCTGCAACACCAACCAATTCCAGTTCTTCTCGTACATTTACTCCATCAAATAGTTACAGTAGGACGAGCAGTAGTACCGGCCGGTTAGGTCGCATGATGCCTGGTAGCCCCTCTTTGGTGAACCGGGATGGTTTAAGTCGCTACAACATGAATGGAATTGCTGAG ATACTGTTGGCCCTGGAGAGAATTGAACATGATCAAGAGCTTACATATGAG CAACTAGCCTCTTTAGGGACGAATCTATTCTTAAGTGATATGATCAGATTCTACGATCAGCATAGCGACATGAGGCTTGACATTGATAACATGTCATATGAG GAACTACTAGCTTTGGGAGATGAAATGGGTACAGTGAGCACAGCTCTAAGCGAAGAAGCACTCTCGAGAAGCCTCAAGAAAAGCATTTATCAGGAGACAGATGAAACTGGTGCCATCTCTCTGAATAAGGATGATGATATCAAGTGCAGTATTTGCCAGGTCTCTCTTTTTATTCAACTACAAATTAATCCACTGCTTTGTCTAGTTTATACTTCACTTTCTTTTTTCTGCATTCTTCATACAAAATCTTGGATTTCATTCTTCATGAATCATGATTAA